The Sesamum indicum cultivar Zhongzhi No. 13 linkage group LG6, S_indicum_v1.0, whole genome shotgun sequence genome has a segment encoding these proteins:
- the LOC105164592 gene encoding cellulose synthase A catalytic subunit 1 [UDP-forming] produces MEANAGMVAGSHKRNELVRIRHDSDTGSKPLKNLNGQICQICGDTVGLAANGDVFVACNECAFPVCRACYEYERKDGNQACPQCKTRYKRHKGSPRVDGDDDEDDIDDLENEFSYSQGKVKARSQWPGDDAELSASSRRESQQPIPLLTNGQSVSGEIPPSLQDTHSVRSTSGPLGPGDRVHSLPYVDPRQPVPVRIIDPSKDLNSYGLGNVDWKERVEGWKLKQEKNMVQMNNRYSEGKGDVEGTGSNGEELQMADDARQPLSRVVPISSTHLTPYRVVIILRLIILGFFLQYRCTHPVKDAYPLWLTSVICEVWFALSWLLDQFPKWYPVDRETYLERLALRYDREGEPSQLAPVDVFVSTVDPMKEPPLITANTVLSILAVDYPVDKVSCYVSDDGAAMLTFEALSETAEFARKWVPFCKKHNIEPRAPEFYFAQKIDYLKDKIQPSFVKERRAMKREYEEFKVRINALVAKAQKMPEEGWTMQDGTPWPGNNTRDHPGMIQVFLGHSGGLDTDGNELPRLVYVSREKRPGFQHHKKAGAMNALIRVSAVLTNGAYLLNVDCDHYFNNSKALKEAMCFMMDPLLGRKTCYVQFPQRFDGIDLHDRYANRNIVFFDINLKGLDGLQGPVYVGTGCCFNRQALYGYDPVLTEEDLQPNIIVKSCCGSRKKGRSSNKKYIDKKRAAKRTESTIPIFNMEDIEEGVEGYDDEKSLLMSQKSLEKRFGQSPVFIAATFMEQGGIPPSTNPATLLKEAIHVISCGYEDKTEWGKEIGWIYGSVTEDILTGFKMHARGWISIYCMPPRPAFKGSAPINLSDRLNQVLRWALGSIEILLSRHCPIWYGYNGKLQLLERLAYINTIVYPLTSIPLLAYCVLPAICLLTNKFIIPEISNFASMWFILLFVSIFATGILEMRWSGVSVEDWWRNEQFWVIGGTSAHLFAVFQGLLKVLAGIDTNFTVTSKASDDDGDFAELYVFKWTSLLIPPTTVLIVNMVGIVAGVSYAINSGYQSWGPLFGKLFFAIWVIVHLYPFLKGLLGRQNRTPTIVIVWSILLASIFSLLWVRIDPFTSEATRRAAQGQCGINC; encoded by the exons ATGGAGGCAAATGCGGGTATGGTGGCTGGATCACACAAGAGGAATGAGCTTGTTAGAATTCGCCATGATTCTGATACTGGG TCAAAGCCgttgaagaatttaaatggCCAGATATGTCAAATCTGTGGAGATACTGTTGGATTGGCTGCCAATGGCGACGTCTTTGTTGCTTGCAATGAATGTGCCTTTCCGGTTTGCCGTGCTTGTTATGAGTATGAGAGAAAAGATGGAAATCAGGCATGCCCCCAGTGTAAGACTAGGTACAAGAGACACAAAG GGAGTCCAAGAGTTGATGGTGATGATGACGAGGATGACATTGATGATTTAGAAAACGAGTTTAGTTACTCCCAGGGAAAAGTCAAAGCAAGATCTCAATGGCCTGGTGATGATGCTGAGCTATCTGCATCTTCCAGACGTGAATCTCAGCAACCAATCCCTCTTCTTACCAATGGACAATCC GTCTCTGGCGAGATTCCTCCTTCCTTGCAAGACACTCATTCTGTCAGAAGTACATCGGGACCTTTGGGTCCTGGTGACCGTGTTCACTCCCTTCCTTATGTTGATCCACGGCAGCCAG TTCCTGTAAGAATAATTGACCCTTCCAAAGACCTCAATTCTTATGGACTTGGAAATGTTGACTGGAAGGAGAGGGTGGAAGGTTGGAAACTAAAACAGGAGAAAAATATGGTGCAAATGAACAACAGATACAGTGAAGGGAAAGGAGATGTTGAAGGCACTGGTTCAAATGGAGAAGAACTACAAAT GGCTGATGATGCTCGCCAACCTTTGAGCCGTGTTGTGCCTATTTCATCCACTCATCTTACTCCTTATCGTGTTGTGATCATTCTTCGATTAATCATCTTGGGATTTTTCTTGCAATATCGTTGTACTCATCCAGTGAAGGATGCTTATCCTTTGTGGCTGACATCAGTTATCTGTGAGGTCTGGTTTGCCTTATCCTGGCTTCTGGATCAGTTTCCAAAATGGTATCCTGTTGATCGCGAAACCTATCTTGAAAGACTTGCACTGAG ATATGATAGAGAGGGTGAGCCTTCCCAGTTAGCACCTGTTGATGTGTTTGTGAGTACAGTGGATCCCATGAAAGAGCCTCCTCTTATTACTGCAAACACTGTGCTGTCCATCCTGGCAGTGGATTACCCTGTCGACAAAGTCTCTTGTTATGTTTCAGATGATGGTGCAGCAATGCTGACATTTGAAGCTCTCTCTGAGACTGCTGAGTTTGCAAGGAAATGGGTACCTTTCTGCAAGAAGCACAACATTGAGCCTCGGGCCCCTGAATTCTACTTTGCCCAGAAGATAGATTACCTGAAGGACAAGATTCAGCCTTCCTTTGTGAAAGAGCGCAGAGCAATGAAG AGAGAGTATGAAGAATTTAAAGTACGGATAAATGCTCTTGTTGCAAAGGCACAAAAGATGCCTGAAGAAGGATGGACAATGCAAGATGGAACTCCTTGGCCTGGCAACAACACACGGGATCATCCAGGAATGATCCAG GTCTTTCTGGGGCACAGTGGAGGCCTTGATACAGATGGAAATGAACTTCCTAGACTAGTTTATGTTTCTCGTGAGAAACGTCCTGGTTTCCAACATCACAAGAAAGCAGGAGCTATGAACGCTCTG ATTCGTGTCTCTGCTGTCCTCACAAATGGTGCGTATCTATTGAATGTCGATTGTGATCACTACTTCAATAACAGCAAAGCTCTTAAAGAAGCTATGTGCTTTATGATGGACCCACTTCTTGGAAGGAAGACTTGTTACGTTCAGTTCCCACAGCGTTTTGATGGCATTGACTTGCACGATAGATATGCTAACCGCAACATTGTCTTTTTTGAT ATCAACTTGAAAGGATTGGATGGTCTTCAGGGTCCTGTCTATGTGGGAACTGGGTGTTGCTTTAACAGGCAAGCTCTTTATGGGTATGATCCAGTGCTAACGGAAGAAGATCTTCAACCAAACATTATTGTCAAAAGCTGTTGTGGTTCGAGGAAGAAAGGAAGGAGTTCTAACAAGAAGTACATTGATAAGAAGCGAGCAGCAAAAAGGACTGAATCAACCATTCCAATCTTTAATATGGAGGACATAGAAGAGGGTGTGGAAG GATATGATGATGAGAAGTCACTTCTGATGTCCCAGAAGAGCTTGGAGAAGCGGTTTGGTCAATCTCCTGTCTTTATTGCTGCCACCTTTATGGAACAGGGAGGCATTCCACCATCAACAAATCCTGCTACTCTTTTGAAAGAAGCAATTCATGTCATTAGCTGTGGGTATGAGGATAAGACTGAGTGGGGCAAAGAG ATTGGGTGGATTTATGGTTCTGTCACGGAAGATATTTTAACTGGGTTCAAAATGCATGCACGAGGATGGATTTCCATTTACTGTATGCCTCCTCGCCCAGCATTCAAGGGTTCTGCTCCAATCAATCTGTCAGATCGTTTGAACCAAGTTCTTCGGTGGGCTCTGGGATCCATTGAAATTCTTCTAAGCAGGCATTGTCCTATATGGTATGGCTACAATGGGAAACTACAGCTCCTGGAGAGGCTCGCATATATCAATACCATTGTTTATCCGCTCACCTCTATTCCATTGCTTGCTTATTGTGTCCTTCCTGCTATCTGTCTTCTAACTAACAAATTTATCATTCCCGAG ATAAGCAATTTTGCTAGCATGTGGTTTATTCTTCTCTTTGTCTCTATTTTCGCCACTGGCATACTTGAAATGAGGTGGAGTGGAGTTAGTGTTGAGGACTGGTGGAGAAATGAACAATTCTGGGTCATTGGTGGAACATCAGCTCATCTATTTGCCGTCTTCCAAGGTCTCCTCAAAGTACTAGCTGGGATTGATACCAATTTCACTGTCACTTCAAAAGCGTCTGATGACGATGGGGACTTTGCTGAGCTGTACGTGTTCAAATGGACGTCCCTCCTCATTCCTCCCACCACAGTCCTAATTGTGAACATGGTAGGAATCGTGGCTGGCGTTTCATATGCTATTAACAGTGGATATCAGTCGTGGGGACCCCTCTTTGGAAAATTGTTCTTCGCCATTTGGGTTATTGTCCACTTGTATCCTTTCCTCAAAGGTCTGTTGGGCCGACAAAATCGCACACCTACAATTGTCATTGTTTGGTCTATTCTACTTGCGTCCATCTTCTCTCTGCTCTGGGTCCGAATCGACCCTTTTACTTCAGAGGCTACAAGGAGAGCTGCACAAGGTCAATGTGGCATCAACTGCTAA
- the LOC105164593 gene encoding transcription factor HY5 isoform X1, with translation MQEQATSSIAASSLPSSSERSSSSALHVEVKEGMESDDEIRRVPEIGGEAAGPTASGRDGGSVAGPVQPSGSGPRRRGRSPADKENKRLKRLLRNRVSAQQARERKKAYLIDLEARVKELETKNAELEERLSTLQNENQMLRQILKNTTAGSQEGRK, from the exons ATGCAAGAGCAAGCTACAAGTTCTATTGCAGCCAGCTCTCTGCCTTCTAGTAGCGAGAGATCTTCTAGCTCTGCTCTTCACGTTGAAGTAAAAGAAG GCATGGAGAGTGATGATGAAATAAGAAGAGTGCCGGAGATCGGAGGTGAGGCTGCCGGTCCGACAGCTTCCGGCCGTGACGGAGGTTCTGTTGCGGGACCCGTCCAGCCTTCAGGCAGCGGTCCGAGGAGGAGAGGGAGAAGCCCAGCtgacaaagaaaacaagaggTTAAAGAG attgttgAGGAACAGAGTTTCAGCACAGCAAGCAAGGGAGAGGAAGAAGGCTTATCTGATTGATCTGGAGGCAAGAGTTAAAGAGTTGGAAACTAAGAATGCTGAGCTTGAAGAAAGACTTTCCACTTTGCAAAATGAGAATCAAATGCTTAGACAG ATACTCAAGAACACAACGGCAGGCTCCCAAGAGGGAAGAAAGTAG
- the LOC105164593 gene encoding transcription factor HY5 isoform X2 produces MQEQATSSIAASSLPSSSERSSSSALHVEVKEGMESDDEIRRVPEIGGEAAGPTASGRDGGSVAGPVQPSGSGPRRRGRSPADKENKRLKSCIKCTVMGICGNGLVMHLGCFIGDWDSFVLVVGCSRRTVL; encoded by the exons ATGCAAGAGCAAGCTACAAGTTCTATTGCAGCCAGCTCTCTGCCTTCTAGTAGCGAGAGATCTTCTAGCTCTGCTCTTCACGTTGAAGTAAAAGAAG GCATGGAGAGTGATGATGAAATAAGAAGAGTGCCGGAGATCGGAGGTGAGGCTGCCGGTCCGACAGCTTCCGGCCGTGACGGAGGTTCTGTTGCGGGACCCGTCCAGCCTTCAGGCAGCGGTCCGAGGAGGAGAGGGAGAAGCCCAGCtgacaaagaaaacaagaggTTAAAGAG TTGCATCAAATGCACGGTGATGGGCATATGTGGAAATGGACTGGTCATGCACTTGGGCTGTTTCATAGGAGATTGGGACTCTTTTGTCCTGGTGGTTGGTTGTTCAAGACGGacagttttgtaa
- the LOC105164595 gene encoding uncharacterized protein LOC105164595, with product MANTPTPIPAKGKWSNLSKHACRLYFLLIILQVPLFRVQCRSGMCTTPIQVTSSQLISSDVFPLPVVKALLYPGAFVNGLISNMTVPRWDNLLSVYNLTGIKEASAVTDLQRLEVLAGSYFCVAGSLIGLVKPGRMSMFGTLLVIWGLVKEGILGKPVNTDPTKAVFVYPTMLLALVCAFLSVKYDIKKVVRSTPAQPVAKPLKSSSKSKLK from the exons ATGGCGAATACTCCGACGCCAATTCCAGCAAAGGGGAAATGGTCCAACCTATCAAAACACGCTTGTCGCTTGTATTTCTTACTCATCATTCTTCAGGTGCCCCTTTTCAG GGTTCAGTGTAGATCCGGCATGTGTACAACACCCATTCAGGTTACGTCTTCGCAGTTGATTTCTAGTGATGTATTCCCTCTTCCAGTGGTTAAGGCTCTTCTCTATCCTGGAGCTTTTGTAAATGGCCTCATAAGTAATATGACTGTTCCACGCTGGGATAATCTGCTGAGTGTGTATAACCTGACTGGCATAAAGGAGGCCTCAGCAGTAACAGACCTACAGCGTTTGGAG GTTCTTGCTGGAAGTTACTTCTGTGTGGCTGGTTCCCTAATTGGTCTTGTAAAACCTGGGAGGATGAGTATGTTTGGAACTCTTCTAGTTATTTGGGGTCTTGTAAAGGAAGGGATTCTTGGAAAGCCAGTGAACACAGATCCAACGAAAGCAGTATTTGTCTACCCTACAATGTTGCTAGCTCTGGTTTGTGCTTTCCTATCAGTAAAATACGATATTAAGAAGGTAGTCAGAAGTACTCCAGCTCAACCTGTTGCGAAACCTCTGAAGAGCTCTTCAAAATCGAAGCTGAAATGA
- the LOC105164594 gene encoding uncharacterized protein LOC105164594 has product MACKRVRNSLFGAKHLVRSRQNNWMNGRLAYYHSRGEESPEAEEEILPSEWYEMAFLKMKKWSQLLKELDLIGGRLVNINDHSRVFDDKLERKMHAFKSIARLIIGLPSMKETIKNDLMASFADTQCTELEYFCKRHERDALTVSSLTKVSDILSISAQQRKVVRHTICPQVTQHQIWTGALFEILNGLKSEIEILIHQQPSKELKLAQQIVVGCLKFLESAMSYDPETSSWMRLTPTKGANSPYSPKWEDALEMSIDLVNCLSDEMELASHVSKLEVMKEGLYQIRDVLIDKNIGYKESRHQENLVQKKLTKTLGHSSRCLFTLLLYYLYGTVKDVEIEVRGGLHAVGGGRKFCLYMGKILTLDKEMVVWNGMRQLDRALRLFKFVWETAAMRGDLELQGHLWCVGAQSRPLQYRGNTYFLHGINL; this is encoded by the coding sequence ATGGCCTGTAAACGTGTGCGGAATTCTCTGTTTGGAGCAAAGCATTTAGTAAGAAGTAGACAAAATAATTGGATGAATGGGAGGCTAGCGTATTATCATTCCAGGGGAGAAGAATCCCctgaagcagaagaagagaTTTTGCCCTCTGAATGGTATGAAATGGCCTTTctgaagatgaagaaatgGAGCCAGTTGCTGAAAGAATTGGATCTGATTGGCGGAAGACTTGTGAATATCAATGACCATTCAAGAGTTTTTGATGATAAGCTGGAGCGCAAGATGCATGCTTTTAAGTCCATTGCTAGGCTCATTATAGGGCTTCCATCCATGAAGGAAACAATCAAGAACGATTTGATGGCTTCATTTGCTGATACACAATGCACAGAACTTGAGTATTTCTGTAAACGACATGAAAGGGACGCACTTACAGTGAGCTCGCTAACAAAAGTGTCTGATATTCTGAGCATTTCAGCTCAGCAAAGGAAGGTGGTCAGGCATACAATTTGCCCACAGGTAACGCAGCATCAGATATGGACTGGTGCACTTTTTGAGATACTAAACGGATTGAAATCTGAGATTGAGATTCTGATCCATCAGCAACCAAGTAAAGAGTTAAAATTGGCTCAGCAAATTGTTGTTGGTTGTCTAAAGTTTCTTGAATCCGCTATGTCTTATGACCCTGAGACCAGTTCGTGGATGCGTCTCACGCCTACAAAAGGGGCAAATTCACCTTATTCTCCCAAATGGGAAGATGCTCTTGAGATGTCAATTGATCTTGTTAACTGCCTGAGTGATGAAATGGAATTGGCTTCCCATGTTTCGAAGCTTGAGGTGATGAAAGAAGGGCTCTATCAGATTAGGGATGTGTTGATTGATAAGAACATTGGATACAAGGAGAGCCGGCACCAAGAAAATTTGGTGCAGAAGAAGCTAACAAAGACATTAGGCCACTCGTCTCGATGTTTATTTACACTCCTGCTATATTATCTGTATGGCACTGTTAAAGATGTTGAAATTGAAGTTCGTGGAGGGTTGCATGCGGTTGGTGGTGGCCGTAAGTTTTGCTTGTATATGGGGAAAATTTTGACATTGGACAAGGAGATGGTGGTCTGGAATGGGATGAGGCAACTGGACAGGGCCCTTCGGTTATTCAAGTTTGTCTGGGAGACTGCGGCAATGAGAGGAGATCTGGAGCTGCAAGGCCATTTGTGGTGTGTTGGAGCTCAGAGCAGGCCTCTTCAATATAGAGGAAATACATACTTTTTACATGGGATAAATCTCTAG
- the LOC105164597 gene encoding protein DELAY OF GERMINATION 1-like — protein MESSDKSQEQCLYKEWMRLQEQELSELLHHSLNLNNTTDTNDAETTQLLEKIIQHFQDYCDNRRHLAHRHVSAFFSPSWCTTLENSMSWIAGCRPSSFFNLVYALCGSNIDSSLSQFLQDGNSDFPKFSASQLSAIDKLQRRTTIEEEMLTAQMASLQQDMTDMPLALIARELSPRNELNLDVQKRLGKFEQAMRSAMNDADNLRINTVKELFKILKPVQALEYIIAAKKLRLCIQSWGIEKDREHGGD, from the exons ATGGAAAGCAGTGACAAAAGCCAAGAACAATGCCTATACAAGGAATGGATGAGGTTGCAAGAACAAGAGCTCTCAGAGCTCCTCCACCATTCCTTGAACCTCAACAACACTACTGATACTAATGACGCTGAAACGACTCAACTCCTTGAGAAAATCATACAACATTTCCAAGATTATTGTGACAACCGGCGCCACCTTGCCCATCGCCATGTCTCAGCTTTCTTCTCCCCGAGCTGGTGCACCACTTTGGAGAATTCAATGTCTTGGATAGCTGGCTGCAGgccttcttcatttttcaaccTCGTTTATGCACTCTGTGGATCAAATATCGATTCCAGTCTCTCACAATTTCTCCAAG ATGGCAACAGTGACTTCCCCAAGTTTTCTGCTTCCCAACTTTCTGCAATTGACAAACTACAAAGAAGAACAACGATTGAGGAAGAAATGCTAACAGCTCAGATGGCTAGCTTGCAGCAGGACATGACTGACATGCCGTTGGCACTGATAGCACGAGAATTGAGCCCAAGAAACGAACTCAATCTTGATGTTCAAAAGCGGCTTGGGAAATTTGAACAGGCCATGCGTTCTGCTATGAATGATGCTGATAACTTGAGGATTAACACAGTGAAGGAACTGTTCAAGATACTCAAACCCGTGCAAGCTCTGGAGTATATAATTGCTGCCAAAAAGCTTCGCCTTTGCATCCAATCGTGGGGAATAGAGAAAGACCGCGAGCATGGTGGGGACTAG
- the LOC105164598 gene encoding polyadenylate-binding protein-interacting protein 7 isoform X2, with protein sequence MNLSGNGGDKKLIAAKATLNPNAAEFVPFALRSPAAGISSSGAPSKFATSAASIPGKAILDRSESSISNNSDDEAKQYWHHQLPDDITPDFKVMGINDTQGINKLPFSSLSLTDVDDGSRYTYSEGSSFILKEQQGLSLHPVNGSSFTEKLIYPVSSYGEYPSPTGLQPSLSKPWDKHILTNDQLLAREEHPYNGNSRHGFLADMSNEHLLENADLSPLEFLASQFPGFAAESLSEVYFANGGDLNLTIEMLTQLEVDGGLNQTLNSEALSTPNLSALDLPALTETDGQNDLVKFAGADLHQNVGAYRSSGKESTLLFRSSSSFPSRGATDFASAVKKLASQDSSIWKFDRNGSSDTSIGSSRNSQVLGSLYNNSQARGIYGDRLQNRGSAHSSPVWLETGEAIANMYSEMREEARDHALVRNAYVEQARQAYLIGNKALAKELSIKGQLHNMQMKAAHGKAQESIYRQRNPDMLANGRERMIDLHGLHVSEAIHVLKRELTVLKSTARSADQRLLLYICVGTGHHTRGSRTPARLPTAVQRYLLEEEGLDYSEPQPGLLRVVIY encoded by the exons atgaacttgtCGGGAAATGGAGGTGACAAGAAGCTTATTGCTGCAAAAGCAACTTTGAATCCAAATGCAGCAGAATTTGTTCCATTCGCTCTCAGGTCACCTGCTGCAGGCATTAGCAGTTCAGGTGCACCCTCTAAATTTGCTACTTCTGCAGCTTCCATCCCAGGGAAAGCTATATTAGATAGATCAGAATCATCCATTTCAAATAACTCTGATGATGAGGCCAAGCAGTACTGGCACCATCAACTTCCAGATGACATTACTCCCGACTTTAAGGTCATGGGCATAAATGATACTCAAGGGATCAACAAGTTACCCTTTTCAAGTTTATCCTTGACTGATGTTGATGACGGGTCGAGATACACTTATTCAGAAGGCAGTAGCTTTATCTTGAAAGAGCAGCAGGGTTTATCACTTCATCCTGTTAATGGTAGCAGTTTTACTGAGAAGCTGATATATCCTGTCTCATCTTATGGAGAATATCCATCACCTACAGGTTTACAGCCTTCTCTTTCTAAACCTTGGGACAAACACATTCTCACCAATGATCAGCTTCTAGCACGAGAAGAACATCCTTATAATGGAAACTCAAGGCATGGTTTCCTAGCTGACATGTCAAACGAACATTTATTGGAGAATGCAGATCTGAGCCCTCTTGAGTTTTTAGCTTCACAATTTCCTGGTTTTGCAGCCGAAAGTCTTTCTGAAGTGTACTTTGCCAATGGAGGTGACTTAAACCTAACAATTGAGATGCTTACTCAGCTTGAG GTTGATGGAGGCTTGAATCAGACTCTTAATTCAGAGGCCCTTTCTACTCCAAATCTTAGTGCCTTGGATCTTCCTGCTCTCACTGAGACAGATGGTCAAAATGATTTGGTTAAGTTTGCTGGTGCTGATCTTCATCAAAATGTTGGTGCATATAGGTCTTCTGGAAAGGAAAGTACACTACTATTCAGATCTAGTTCGTCCTTTCCATCAAGAGGTGCTACAGATTTTGCTTCAGCCGTAAAAAAATTGGCATCTCAAGATTCTAGCATATGGAAGTTTGACAGAAATGGTTCTTCAGACACAAGCATTGGATCAAGTAGAAATTCACAGGTCCTTGGAAGCTTATATAATAACAGCCAGGCCAGGGGCATTTATGGTGATAGATTGCAAAATCGGGGATCAGCTCATTCATCTCCTGTCTGGCTTGAAACTGGAGAAGCAATTG CAAATATGTATTCTGAAATGCGGGAAGAAGCTCGTGATCATGCACTTGTACGTAATGCATACGTTGAGCAG GCACGACAGGCATACCTCATTGGCAACAAGGCCCTCGCCAAGGAGTTGAGCATTAAAGGACAGCTCCATAATATGCAGATGAAAGCAGCCCATGGGAAAGCTCAAGAGTCAATTTATCGTCAGAG GAACCCGGACATGCTGGCCAACGGGAGAGAGCGGATGATCGACCTGCATGGTCTACATGTCAGCGAGGCTATTCATGTGCTCAAGCGTGAACTCACGGTTCTGAAGAGTACCGCCAGGTCTGCAGACCAACGCTTGCTCCTCTACATATGTGTTGGGACAGGGCACCACACGAGGGGTTCACGCACTCCTGCAAGACTTCCCACTGCTGTTCAGCGATACCTCCTGGAGGAAGAGGGTCTCGACTACTCTGAGCCACAACCAGGGCTCCTTCGAGTTGTCATATACTGA
- the LOC105164598 gene encoding polyadenylate-binding protein-interacting protein 7 isoform X1, translating to MNLSGNGGDKKLIAAKATLNPNAAEFVPFALRSPAAGISSSGAPSKFATSAASIPGKAILDRSESSISNNSDDEAKQYWHHQLPDDITPDFKVMGINDTQGINKLPFSSLSLTDVDDGSRYTYSEGSSFILKEQQGLSLHPVNGSSFTEKLIYPVSSYGEYPSPTGLQPSLSKPWDKHILTNDQLLAREEHPYNGNSRHGFLADMSNEHLLENADLSPLEFLASQFPGFAAESLSEVYFANGGDLNLTIEMLTQLELQVDGGLNQTLNSEALSTPNLSALDLPALTETDGQNDLVKFAGADLHQNVGAYRSSGKESTLLFRSSSSFPSRGATDFASAVKKLASQDSSIWKFDRNGSSDTSIGSSRNSQVLGSLYNNSQARGIYGDRLQNRGSAHSSPVWLETGEAIANMYSEMREEARDHALVRNAYVEQARQAYLIGNKALAKELSIKGQLHNMQMKAAHGKAQESIYRQRNPDMLANGRERMIDLHGLHVSEAIHVLKRELTVLKSTARSADQRLLLYICVGTGHHTRGSRTPARLPTAVQRYLLEEEGLDYSEPQPGLLRVVIY from the exons atgaacttgtCGGGAAATGGAGGTGACAAGAAGCTTATTGCTGCAAAAGCAACTTTGAATCCAAATGCAGCAGAATTTGTTCCATTCGCTCTCAGGTCACCTGCTGCAGGCATTAGCAGTTCAGGTGCACCCTCTAAATTTGCTACTTCTGCAGCTTCCATCCCAGGGAAAGCTATATTAGATAGATCAGAATCATCCATTTCAAATAACTCTGATGATGAGGCCAAGCAGTACTGGCACCATCAACTTCCAGATGACATTACTCCCGACTTTAAGGTCATGGGCATAAATGATACTCAAGGGATCAACAAGTTACCCTTTTCAAGTTTATCCTTGACTGATGTTGATGACGGGTCGAGATACACTTATTCAGAAGGCAGTAGCTTTATCTTGAAAGAGCAGCAGGGTTTATCACTTCATCCTGTTAATGGTAGCAGTTTTACTGAGAAGCTGATATATCCTGTCTCATCTTATGGAGAATATCCATCACCTACAGGTTTACAGCCTTCTCTTTCTAAACCTTGGGACAAACACATTCTCACCAATGATCAGCTTCTAGCACGAGAAGAACATCCTTATAATGGAAACTCAAGGCATGGTTTCCTAGCTGACATGTCAAACGAACATTTATTGGAGAATGCAGATCTGAGCCCTCTTGAGTTTTTAGCTTCACAATTTCCTGGTTTTGCAGCCGAAAGTCTTTCTGAAGTGTACTTTGCCAATGGAGGTGACTTAAACCTAACAATTGAGATGCTTACTCAGCTTGAG CTGCAGGTTGATGGAGGCTTGAATCAGACTCTTAATTCAGAGGCCCTTTCTACTCCAAATCTTAGTGCCTTGGATCTTCCTGCTCTCACTGAGACAGATGGTCAAAATGATTTGGTTAAGTTTGCTGGTGCTGATCTTCATCAAAATGTTGGTGCATATAGGTCTTCTGGAAAGGAAAGTACACTACTATTCAGATCTAGTTCGTCCTTTCCATCAAGAGGTGCTACAGATTTTGCTTCAGCCGTAAAAAAATTGGCATCTCAAGATTCTAGCATATGGAAGTTTGACAGAAATGGTTCTTCAGACACAAGCATTGGATCAAGTAGAAATTCACAGGTCCTTGGAAGCTTATATAATAACAGCCAGGCCAGGGGCATTTATGGTGATAGATTGCAAAATCGGGGATCAGCTCATTCATCTCCTGTCTGGCTTGAAACTGGAGAAGCAATTG CAAATATGTATTCTGAAATGCGGGAAGAAGCTCGTGATCATGCACTTGTACGTAATGCATACGTTGAGCAG GCACGACAGGCATACCTCATTGGCAACAAGGCCCTCGCCAAGGAGTTGAGCATTAAAGGACAGCTCCATAATATGCAGATGAAAGCAGCCCATGGGAAAGCTCAAGAGTCAATTTATCGTCAGAG GAACCCGGACATGCTGGCCAACGGGAGAGAGCGGATGATCGACCTGCATGGTCTACATGTCAGCGAGGCTATTCATGTGCTCAAGCGTGAACTCACGGTTCTGAAGAGTACCGCCAGGTCTGCAGACCAACGCTTGCTCCTCTACATATGTGTTGGGACAGGGCACCACACGAGGGGTTCACGCACTCCTGCAAGACTTCCCACTGCTGTTCAGCGATACCTCCTGGAGGAAGAGGGTCTCGACTACTCTGAGCCACAACCAGGGCTCCTTCGAGTTGTCATATACTGA
- the LOC105164599 gene encoding copper transporter 5: MMHMTFYWGRRVTILFDSWKTDSWLSYFLSLFACFLFSVFYQYMEDRRLRLKLLSVSKTSPPPSAGPSLSTPLLLSKMGARNWSPSRFAGGILFGINAAIGYLLMLAIMSFNAGVFIAVVVGLGVGYLVFRGGDEGFVVVDNPCACA, translated from the coding sequence ATGATGCACATGACATTTTACTGGGGCAGGAGGGTAACCATCCTCTTCGATTCTTGGAAAACCGATTCATGGCTCAGCtactttctttctctcttcgCCTGCTTCCTCTTCTCCGTCTTCTACCAGTACATGGAGGACCGCCGTCTCCGACTCAAGCTCCTCTCCGTATCCAAGACCTCCCCGCCTCCCTCCGCCGGACCTTCCCTCTCCACCCCTCTGCTCTTGTCCAAGATGGGCGCCCGCAATTGGTCGCCTTCTCGATTTGCGGGGGGGATCTTGTTTGGGATAAACGCGGCAATCGGCTATCTTCTGATGCTGGCGATTATGTCCTTTAACGCCGGCGTGTTTATCGCGGTGGTGGTGGGCTTGGGCGTTGGATACTTGGTTTTCAGAGGCGGTGATGAGGGTTTTGTGGTGGTGGATAATCCTTGTGCCTGTGCTTGA